A DNA window from Centroberyx gerrardi isolate f3 chromosome 3, fCenGer3.hap1.cur.20231027, whole genome shotgun sequence contains the following coding sequences:
- the LOC139922075 gene encoding ATP-binding cassette sub-family E member 1: MSETNTRIAVVDHNKCKPKRCRQECKKSCPVVRMGKLCIDVTPQSKIAWISESLCIGCGICVKKCPFGAISIINLPSSLEDQTTHRYCANSFKLHRLPIPRPGQVLGLVGINGIGKSTALKILAGKQKPNLGEYAAPPDWQEILAYFRGSELQNYFTKILEDDLKAIVKPQYVDQIPKTVTGNVGSILSRKDDTKSEDVVCEQLDLTHLRDRNVEDLSGGELQRFACAVVCIQKADIYMFDEPSSYLDVKQRLKASITIRSLISPDRYIIVVEHDLSVLDYLSDFICCFYGVPSTYGVVTMPFSVREGINIFLDGYVPTENLRFRETSLVFKVAETANEEEVKKLCRYQYPNMKKAFGDFSLEILEGEFTDSEIMVMLGENGTGKTTFIRMLAGRLKPDEGGEVPILNVSYKPQKISPKFKGSVRALLHDKIRDAYTHPQFVTDVMKPMKIDSIIDQDVQNLSGGELQRVALTMCLGKPADVYLIDEPSAYLDSEQRLVAARIIKRFILHAKKTAFVVEHDFIMATYLADRVIVFDGIPSKSTAANMPQTLLAGMNKFLSQLEITFRRDPKNLRPRINKMNSIKDMEQKKSGNYFFLDD, translated from the exons ATGTCAGAGACAAACACCAGAATTGCTGTAGTCGACCATAACAAGTGCAAGCCAAAGAGATGCCGCCAGGAGTGCAAGAAGAGCTGCCCGGTGGTGCGAATGG GTAAACTGTGCATAGATGTCACACCTCAGAGCAAAATTGCTTGGATTTCTGAGTCTCTCTGTATTGGATGTGGAATTTGTGTTAAG AAATGTCCATTCGGGGCCATTTCCATCATCAACCTGCCAAGCAGCCTTGAGGATCAGACCACTCACAGATATTGTGCCAACTCCTTCAAGTTGCATAG ATTGCCAATCCCCAGGCCCGGACAGGTGCTGGGACTGGTGGGAATCAACGGAATTGGGAAATCTACAGCACTGAAGATTCTGGCTGGAAAACAGAAACCCAACCTGGGAGAGTATGCT GCTCCCCCGGACTGGCAGGAGATCCTCGCGTATTTCCGTGGTTCAGAGCTGCAGAACTACTTCACCAAGATCCTAGAGGACGACCTCAAGGCTATTGTGAAGCCTCAGTACGTGGACCAGATCCCCAAAACTGTCACG GGAAACGTGGGTTCCATCCTGAGCAGGAAAGATGACACCAAAAGTGAGGATGTGGTCTGTGAGCAGCTTG atCTGACTCATCTCAGGGACAGAAATGTAGAGGACCTCTCAGGAGGGGAGCTGCAGCGCTTTGCCTGTGCTGTTGTCTGCATCCAGAAGGCCGACAT CTACATGTTTGACGAGCCGTCCAGTTACCTGGATGTCAAGCAGCGTTTAAAAGCTTCCATCACCATCCGCTCCCTCATCAGCCCAGACAG ATATATCATCGTGGTGGAGCACGACCTGAGTGTCCTGGACTACCTGTCTGACTTCATCTGCTGTTTCTATGGGGTTCCCAGTACGTACGGAGTGGTCACCATGCCATTCAGCGTCAGGGAAG GCATCAACATCTTCCTGGACGGCTACGTGCCCACAGAGAATTTGCGTTTTAGAGAGACCTCGCTGGTGTTTAAGGTAGCTGAGACGGCCAATGAGGAGGAGGTCAAGAAGTTGTGCCGCTACCAGTACCCAAACATGAAGAAGGCCTTTGGCGACTTTTCCCTGGAGATTCTGGAGGGAGAGTTCACAGACTCCGAAATCATGGTCATGCTGGGAGAGAACG GGACAGGTAAAACGACATTCATCAGAATGCTGGCTGGGCGTCTGAAACCAGATGAAGGAG GTGAAGTGCCTATCCTCAACGTCAGCTACAAACCACAGAAAATCAGCCCTAAATTCAAA GGCAGTGTGCGGGCCCTGCTTCACGACAAGATCCGTGATGCCTACACACACCCTCAGTTTGTCACAGATGTCATGAAGCCCATGAAGATCGACAGCATCATTGATCAAGAC GTCCAAAACCTTTCAGGAGGTGAACTGCAGCGGGTGGCCCTGACCATGTGTCTGGGGAAACCAGCTGACGTCTACCTGATAGACGAGCCCTCTGCCTACCTGGATTCAGAGCAGCGTCTCGTGGCGGCCAGGATCATCAAACG ATTCATCCTCCACGCCAAGAAGACGGCCTTTGTAGTGGAACACGACTTCATCATGGCCACCTACCTGGCAGACCGTGTCATCGTGTTCGACGGTATTCCCTCCAAGAGCACCGCTGCTAACAT GCCGCAGACCTTACTTGCAGGGATGAACAAGTTCTTATCGCAGCTGGAGATCACATTCAGGCGAGACCCCAAAAACCTCCGACCAAGAATCAACAAGATGAACTCCATAAAG GATatggagcagaagaagagtggcAACTACTTCTTCCTGGATGACTAA